The Panicum virgatum strain AP13 chromosome 3N, P.virgatum_v5, whole genome shotgun sequence genome includes the window AAAGGCGCCAAGGCGACCCAAGGCGAGCTGGGTATATGCCTGAACGCCTAGGCGATGCCTGCGACGCCTTTAGAACTATGAACGGCTGGGGCTCGAGATCTTTCTTACCTGATGATCCTAGTGCCAGGGGAGATTAGCGGCTTACTTAGGGCGAGGTCATTCCGTTGTTGTGAAACTAAAAGGCACACATGTATCTTTAGTACTttgggggggtgttggcttATGTTCTTGTGTATGCCTGTAAGGATTTTCCTAcccttttcttcttctgcaAAATAATGATATGCAACTCATGCATGCtcgagaagaaaagaaaggagacTTAGCCCACGGGCTCGATAGCTTGAGAAGATCTGAGCATGTAGTTCCCTTTAAATTAGAGTAGGATATCAGCAACGGCATTCTTAGCACCTAAAGTGTGATTCTCTTCTCCTTTAGATGGCACCATAGTTGTTAGAAGGCCCACTCTTACCATAACGCAGTCTATTTCAATGAAAAGATCTAGAGGGGATAAATTCTATGTGTCAATATTATATCTTACATAAAAGATGAGGAGGTGCCAACAAATCTGGGGTGAGATGGAAAGGTAAATGCTAAGTAGAGGCAACTATGGATACTTGGTATCCTTCCATGGTAAAATCTATATTACTAAACATCTAATAGTGCACTTGATATGGTAAGTAGAACTAGGGCAAGATAAACCAATTCAACTCCCTTGGGGGCTCTAAACCGACTCATCTAACTTATCTCTATCCTAATAAACCAACTAATCCAATCTAGGGTATTCTTCATGTGCTATGTTAAACTACATTCCTACCATTTGCGCTACATTAGACTAATGGGTCCATACCTAGAGCCAGACCCACTACCATAACACAAGACCACCGCTTCAAGATAGCTCGTCCTCAAGCTATGATGATGCACATAGCGAAAGGTGATTTGATGAAATAGATTTGATATCTCTTGCGTACGTAGTAAAATATTGAAGAATGCTGCCAGAGGTCGATGTTGGCGAAGGTTGGTGAAGGTGGTACATATAACCTTGTCAAGCATTATAGTAGTCCCAAGTCCAAGCTTGAGTTTGCATGGCCCACCCAGGCATGGCCTAGCAAGAAGAGGCAAAAGGCAGCATGCCATAAAGGCTGATGAGATCCAACCACCATCTCCAGTGGACCGACGAGCTCAACCCAAAAACTTAAActgatggggagaggtgggcaattcacttatattctaacactccccctcacgtgGAGGCTCCCTCAAGCCTCAGATGTGGAATAGGAGCGATcaacaattattttatttaattgcgctaaccaagattcgaactcgagacctctggctttgataccatattgagttgcatgcaccgactAGTTCAACCTAAAAGATTAAACTGATGGGAAGAgatgggcaattcacttatattccaacacaaTGCAACAACTGGTGTAACCATTGGGACTGTGTTGATGCCAATGCAACAACTGGTGTAGCCGATGTGACAACTGTTGTGTTAGAAGATGCTGGCGGTAGCAAGGGCACCCTTGCTAAGCATTTCAATGCCATCGAGGTTGTCATTTGAGTTGCGGGCGAGGCCGTGGtgcaaaatagaaaaatattgcaTAATGCGCATTAACATGTGTTCAAGATATAAGGTTGCATAAAGTCTTTAAACACACTAGTTAGAACTGTAGCATAGATCTTAAATTCTAAACTATAAAAAGGAAATCAAACAAAAAGCAGTTACGATCAACCAAATTTTTCTAATTAAAATCTAAAAATTAACATCGCAGCTACTTACCAATTATTGGGCAAGCAATCAGGGTTAACTGGATAAAGGCCAATTGCCCTCTAATTACCTGGTGCTCTAATCAAACTGATTCAACGGGCAAAAGCCCTATAATATAGTATTTTGTACTTCATAAAATAAGACTTGGCTATgtctatataaggagtgccagaCTAGATAAACTAGATAATATAACTGAAATAGACTAACAAACCAATGTACTAACTGCACTATGCTAGCTAGGGATACTAATATGTATATCTCAGCCAACCATAGGCTCAACTGAAGCTGATTTGTTCATTGATCCCGACGCATTCAGCTTCTTATTTCTACGCCTCTTATATGTAATCCTAAACATTCTGTCGCTCCTCTCATAAGGATTAGATATTTTGTCCCTAACAACTGAAGACGAACCTTTGGTTGGTTTCTCCTTATGGACTCTTAAAGATTCAGCTACATCCCCTGTTGCACCTGGAGACACAAACACACTATTTTTTAGATATAATACCAAATTAAGGTCTTGAATCGCAATTGAACAAGGGGTGTAACATAGTAAAAATAACATGATCGATTTAATTCACCTTTCGTTGGTTGCACTTGAAGATCATTTGAAGAACTAGCTCCTTCCATTACTCCAGGTGAAAAGGGTAGTAATAAGGTGTTTATATTACCTAGAGATCAGAAAAATCTTGTAATAAAGTTGTGAATAGCTAGTCATAATCATTTAGGGAAAACAATTAGAGGTTAGAATTTTGAGTTGCTAGATGCTAGCGGAACTTTAAGGGGCAAACCATATCAAAAGAAAAGGTTTTAGCAACATCTGTAGAAAAGCAAACCATACTATGAAACTACGAGGAAATATTGAGTACGGAGAGTATCCATGATGGCACATTAGAGATGTCTTAAAATTCATAACACATAAATTGTCTAATATGTATTATATTGATATGTAAAGACACATATTCTTTTGACGGAAACATATATAACACATGGATAGTATGAACATTTCTAAAATGTATTTAGTAAATTTCATACATTTTcttcataaaaaataaatacaaaCCTTCAATCAATTTCTCCTCATGGACTCTTAAACATTTGAAACTTTTGAGTACGTTCTCTACTGCACCAGGAGATAGAAATAGACCATTAATTAGATCCAATACGAAATTAAGGTCTAAAATagcaactaaacaaaataaattagtaAAACTCATGTCATAGTTTCAATTCACCTTTAGGTGACTCCTCTTGATGATCACGTACAAAATTAGCTACTACTTCTTTTACTCCCAGAGACAAGGGTGGTAAGAAGGTGTTTGTATTACCTAGATCCTCTGCTGCACCTGCAGATGCAAACCCACCATTAGTTATATGTAATATGGAAGTAAGGTGTAGAATAGGAACTATGCAAGCTAGAAATATAGTGGTGGAGAAGAACATTTAATACAGTACAATTGGTATGCTCTTGAAAATCAGTCAAAGAATTAGCTACTTGCTGTTTTGCTCCTAGAGACAAGGGACGTAAGGAGGTATTTGTATTACCTAGAACTAGAAATCAAACAAACTTTTCATCAGTTGACTTAATAGTTAACCATCTATGGGAAACAAATAGAGCTATAAATGGAGCATTTTTAAATGCTATTTAAATTTTAAAGAGGCAAAACATGCCCAAAGAAAAAGCTTAACCCCACATCAGTACAATAAAATAcataaattattattttttgttaCTTTTTATATTTTGAACAGCGCAATGAAAAtactataaatattttttttacttggctTCTAAACTATGCGCCTCATATCCGATAAGAAAAGGTGCAGTGTGGATTAGGCATAACCTTGCCAAATACGCTCACCTGAATAGTACATTACAAGTACTGTTAAATGGAAAAATGGGATATTTCCAGGAATGACATTACATTTAATATTTATCAAGCTTTTTCATAATTTTACAAAGCTAAAGAAACTGTAACAAAGGATTTCCATTGCTACTTCACCATGAAAATGATGCACTGACAAAGTAAAATAGCTACATTTCACCTAAACTAAACGTGTCTGGTATTCCCTTGTGAGATGTTTGATCAAGTAGTAACAACTTAGGTATTATGAACGTAAAACATATAGATAGAAACAGTTTTTAAGAAGAAAAATTTCATGAATTTAATTTGCACCTCTATTATCTTGAGGAGAGTTGCTTGCTGCAACTTCATGTTCCGTTTCATTTCCGTCCGGTTCTGTCTCTGCAGTAATTTCTGGAACCTCTTCAAGGCGGCGCATCCTTTCAGCTTCTGTGCTTAGCAGCTCCTTCTGGTGCATTAGTTCCTCAAATGTAACAGAAATATCAGTCAAGGAAGAAACCTTGAGGAAGTTTCTTAAGTAGTCCAAGAAAATGTACTACAGGAAAGCAAAATGACATCCTAGAATTAAAATATAAGTTTATTAATATATGAGCACGACAATCAATCTGCAAAGGATATTCCTGTCTCCACCCTTTTATATTTGCTCTATCAATCGCTCTTTCCAGTCTCACAAGTTCTCTGTCAATCCACTGAAAAATGGAAATTTGGTCAATTGGAATGGATACATGAAAATACATATGGAAAGCAAGGGTAGATTACTAAAATGGTAAGACTAAAGAAGTTTTGAAACCTCACAATTTTCCTTTCAGACTTCAAATGCTATCTAATAGTGCAAAAAAATGTTAATATATTTTGTAAGCACCATGCCCACTAGGACCTATATAGAACTTCCAAAATTATGTTTGCCAGCTACAGGACAATGGAAGTGTATAGATAATGAAgtttcaaaaaagaaagagCATTAATAAATTACGTCAACAAGTTTCAAAGCAAACTAAGGTTGGTGTGGACACTCCTAAAAAAAAGTCAGGAATCTTTTGAACTTGGTGTTCTATGGCCTCCCGTAGAAGTTACAAAGTCACTACTTTTGATTGATCTGGATAACCAATTACTAACTAAGTTTTTTTCTCATTTATCAATATGCATGTATTGAACCAGTGGTATCTATTGATTTCTGAGTGCACTTACATGATTTACTATGTCTGTATGTACAGTTGCCACCTTCTCCTCCAGTGCAGCCTGTCAAAAAGAGGGAACTCAGAGCACTGAAATAGGAACCTAGCATATGCACATTAGGGCAAGTACTTTGGTGCCATCTTATAGGTGGTCTTAGGCACAACAAGCAACCTTGAGACAACTTAATAGACAACCCTTAGTAAAAATAAACAAAGTAACATTTATGCAAAACTCAACATTTTATACCCTTCTGTTGAAAAGATGTATGGGTATTCCAGGTAGCATAGGGACTATTAAATTTCATTTCTCTAAATATCCTGGTTTGTTCTTCCTCCAAACTCCTCAGTATTTACACGGGTTTAAATGTCCAAGAGAAGAGCAGCAAAAGAAATGGAAATGGCAATCTAATTACACATAGAGCACAAGGAGCATAAATCTTCCTGATGTACTTGTTTATCAAATATCATTTTACATTAAAATTGGAATATGCTAGAGGAACTGGTGATTGTTTTGAAAGTCATAGAGTAGCGTTAGTAATTGGCCAAGTGAATTTGATAGCATGGACACAATAAATGGATACATACATGCAACACATGCAGATAAAGAAAATACCCTCATTGTAGTAAATATGATAGCTAAAAGAAATATTGTATTTCAACAACTCCACTCATCCAGTAAATCACATGGTAAAGCATTGAATTAAGGAGAACAAAGGTTTCAGAATGCGATCTTACAATGGTAGGCCTTTCTAGAAGTCCCTTCTTTACCAAAGAAACAAGATCATCACATTCCTCCTGTTAGTTACAGAGGGAAAAAAGCATACTTATTTCACCACATCTTTACAAGTGAAGAAATATAGACAATAGATGAACAAATGCCCTCCAAACTACTCtatttaataatgatataaccTACTCTAAAACTGAGGTAGTACTAATTTGTTTCCGTCAATAACAATTAACCCAGTGGACTATGAAAATAATACCTCTGCAAAGTCCTCGTCTGAAAGCATGGAGATCCTGACATCATCCCACAAACCAGTAACACATAAGAGAATATTGGTACATGTGTCTTTCATCTTGTATTCTTCTGAAGATTTCTTAATGCCTGTAATGACATATTCCAGGAACAGGTTAGAGAGATGTTtgcaaaatattaaatatgaatCGTGCTTTTACTAATATAAACATTCCGTGCATGCTTAACAAATTAAAGAAGCTAGACCATCAGGGTAAGAAAGAATGCTtgcagttttcaaaaaaaaaagagaaagaatgcTTGCAATTGACCTTTTTTACCTGTCACTAGCCCAAGCTGATATGGCTTTTTAGGCATTTCGTAGATGTGGGCCTTGGGGGCATTCTTCACTCTAACAAAACAGCCAACAACTTTCTGATCAAATGTGTCTGGATGATCCAAAAGATTAATAACTAAAGATCTTCTCAGATAAATAAGTTTTATGTTATTCTCATTAAGAGAGGCAAAACATCTCttgtttctttctgaaactCTATCAGCAATCTTCAATTCCAGACTATTCCGAGGTTTCTTTTTCATAATTCGACCATCATCATGTTCAGAACCGTCGAAATGAGGTTTATTTTTCGTAATTgcaacatcatcatcttcaGAATCATACAAAGTTTCATCCTCTGAAACATCATTTGCAGCTAGATGAACTGCTAGCAACCTACGGATACTTTTGCAACTCACTTTTCTTCTCCCAAACAAAAGGTGCAACTTATCATCACATAGGAAAGACTTCTTATTATTCTTGAACAAATTCTTGTTTTTGATGTAGGCCATGATAACTCCAATGATTTCAGCTTCATCAAGAGATTTCGATGTGTCTTCTCCAAAACTTGACAAGAATTGCATTAGCTCTTCAGAACCCCAACCAATATATGTTTTCTTGTTCGTCTTGCCCTTCTTTAGTGATGTGTTCGCTTTATTCTGTTTGCCCTTAGAGTCGAAAGAAATAGTTTTCTCAACGGAAGCATTTTCAGCAAACATATGTGTATCTGACGTGTTATCTTCATCTGGAAATTTCTCTGAATCTGTTCTATTACGGTCAAGCTTTCTATTAAGAATAACATGAGCTTCTTCCAGGTAAACCAAATTCAAATGTTCTCTGTCTTTAACATCTTCCCAGTAGTCTTTAAACAAAATTTCATCGATCTCTGCCTTGCTGAAATCACTCCGTACCTAGAGATAAACATGAAATTTGTCAGAGAGCACAATGAGAAATTATATTGGAGCAGTGAAATCGAATTTTGCTATGAATTCCAAACAACCCTAGCATCCTTCCTAAAAAGACAGCATGGATTACACGGGGGGATAACTAACAAATATACATACAGTGAAATTCTTTGCAGAATTGGCTAATGGAAACccaatagaaaaaaaatggtaTATGCATACACTCACCCAATGAGGATCAGGATCAGTATTCTTCTCAATCAAGATAGCCTTGTTCAAACAGCTGGTACAAAATCCTTTTTTCTGCATTCTCAACTCAACAAATCCAACTTTGCCAAGGCAGTCATGGCAAACCGATATAGGACAGCACAGACACTGAAAATGAGAACTCCGTCTGCAGTTGAAACATATGTGCCAATCTGTACATATCAAAAATTAGGCCCAAGTATCAATACCATTAGGGGTCGCTCCATATAGAAGCTAATAATACGCAGTCTGTAAGTCGTAAGCCCATAGATTGGAGCATTGCAGAGCTAGGTAAAACCCAGGACAAACAAAAATTCACGATCCAAAGCAACATCTCGTTGTTTAATGAAGGTAAAAGGAAACCTTGAGAATCTATGCATTCATGCCAGGAAAAGTAAAGAGGGCATCACAAGAGTGCATACCACAAATGAGTTGCTCGCCGTGACTAGGAAAAGAGCCATGTTTGTCCTCCCAACAGTGCGGATGGTACGCCTTCGGGCAGTTCCTGGAAAGCATCACGAGGAAAAGTGAGGATCTGTTGGCAGCGACTGGATCAAACGAAACTGATGATGAGCCAAATTGACGAGGTGACATTCATTCCCAAGCCAGCAAAGATGTAGAAATAATCAAGATTCAAAACTGAAGGAGTTCATACACAAGCAATTCATCAAGGCATATAAGAAAACAAACGGCTGTAATTTCACAGCATTTTTTTCATGTAGAAAAATAGAATTGCAGCCCGCACGTCTCATTTTGGCATTGGCCTTGCCTTCGCACACTTGGGCGTGGACGACTGGACGCGCTGACGTACGGccaccgccgcagcgccgctccCTGCCTCCTCCGTCCAGGCGTCCACGGCCCACGGGCCGCGGCTCGTCCCTCGCCGGTTTCGTTTCGCTCCTCCGCCCACGCGACCGGTGTCCCCcctgtccggcggcggcgcggaaacGCGGGAAAACCCGACCGAACAGGTCGCGTCGCACGCGCGTGGCGCGTCACGTCACGCAACGGCGGGAAATGAACCCGTGGCCTCTCTTCCGAGCCCCTCCCTCTCGTCTCGTATGGTTTCGACaccgagcgcgccgccgccgccacctccccgacGGCGTGACCCGAGATCCGACGGCACGGCGGCCTCCTCACCCATCCTGGCTggcagcgccggccgccggctcgGCGCCTCGGCATGACCGGCCCGGCGCCACTTGCTCTCCCAACGAACGGGCCTGAAAACTGAGCGCGGCCTAGAATGACAGATACAGGCCCATAAGGCCTTAACGCTCCGCCAGCCCAGCTAACGCTTCacgcttcttcctcctctcgccgtTCCATGCGCTGCGCTCGGATCGGAGCTCGGACGCCATGCTGCATGACAGATCAGAGCTGCATGCAGCGCGGACGATCACGGAATAAACATGCATGTTCAATTCATCAGCGCGCGACACACGACGACGGCAGTCGAGACAATCCTCGCGAGGGCTCACCTGAAGTCGCAGGGGCGGaggtcgtcgccgccgtccttgcACACGTAGCAACACTCGTCGGCGACCTCCGGCGGTTCGCCCCCGAGCATCTTCCAGCTGCTCATCCCCTCCGGAGCGGCGAACGGAGCCGGCCGGCCCGCGCGAGCTAGCTAAACACTCCGCGAAACAAACCCGGAGCCGCCTCCCACGacgcgcgcgcacgcggcgcAGAACGACGACGGAaatgggcggcagcggcggcgggagagaGAGCTGCCCGGCGTGTCTGGACGACGAGGTCTCTGGTGGATCTGAGCGCGACGGGGAGAGGACAGGAGGGCGAgttttgcggcggcggcgaggcgggggtCAGGAAACGGAAAGATGGAGGCTCCTCGTCGGCTGCTCTGCTCTGGGCACTGCGCTCTCCCACGTTTCCTTTTGCCAGCCAGTGGAACGGAGAGAGCGcggctgacgtgcgggcccagcaTGTGCCCACGTTTGTCATGCAGCGCGCCCACTGGAAATTAAACGTGTCACCGGGTTTGCCGGGCTGGCTGGCttaatttttaattattttttattctacgTATACATACAACGTACAAGCAACCTGTATGTCGAATTTTCATTCATAAAATTtaataaattaaaaatatatcTCTAGGATATCTATCTCTATCCTAGCTGTATACTGGAGTACATATCTATCTATCTGCAATCCCTCTGTCCAGCTATAGCTATACACGTATATCTGTACACATACTACTCATGGTCTCATGGACATTTGAGGAATTTGGACGCATTAATAAGAATAAAAGGAtattatttattctattctattTTTGCCATGCCATATGTCTATTGTCTACTATGCCAGTTCAAGCTAGTTACGGAACCTCGCTAAAAACTTTTTGGAAGAGAAAAAACAAACTCTCCATCCAACAATTCGCAAAAAATGTTCTTAAGAaatcaattatttttttatcaaatGCACAAAAGACTTGTGCATCTTTGTGTTAAGGTAGAAAGGTTTGTTACAGACAACGCGCTTCAAACGAGCGCTCTAGGATATGGTCTACAGGATTACCGCCGTGGGCTGGACAATCCTAGCGAGAGAAACTAGAGTTCGATATTACACAAGTGATAAACAATCAGAGAAGGCAGCGAATCAGCCTAGGAAGCTAGCTTGCGCTTCCGCCGCTGCCGGCACGACTCAATCCCGACGTCGTTGTTGAAGATTGCTACTAGCGCCTTGACGTTGGAAGCATCGGGCTTGTAGAGATCCTCATAGGCCTTCACTGCTGAGGCATTTGGCGTTGCCCCCACGGTGACCAAACCCAGACGCCGCATGACTAGGATCTCACCTTGCTTAGAAACAGGCACCCGAGAGAGGCTTTGAGCCGCCTGGCGCTTGCTTCGCCGCAGTAGTACGACCTTTGCAGGCGCTTGCTTGGGCGGTTCACGGATCAGCAGGGAGGCAATCTTACTCGTCACTTTGTTGATGAAGGGCTCGAGGCGGTTGGCGGAGGCAGCATCGTGGTCCATGATCAGGTGGGCATCCACCAACGGTGTACCGGGAGGAACAACGTCCACCGGCGGGCAGTCCCCATCATGCCCCGATGCAGCACCGACACGTGTGTGCTCCTGCAGAGATGACCCCCGGAGGCGAGTCCGCAATCCACAAAGTGGGGCGCGGTGGTGGCGTCTGCAGCACCAAATCGGCGTGTGCTGGGGCGGCATCTGCTGCCTTACAGGAAGGCCGATGGTGTAGGACACCTCCGCCGGTGGCTCATCCTCGAGCCGAGCGGCTGCCAGAGCAGCACCCAGGCACAAGAATGAAGCAGCGAACTCCTCTAGCATCAGGTCATCCGTGGTGTAGCGACTGGTGGGTGTGTCACGAGGCCACAACAGAATGGTCGCGAGCAGCCATGGCCCCAAGACCTGGTCACCGTGAGCGGCCTGAGCTGCCGCATCACCAGACGAGCCGATTGGGGCACCCGAGTTGCTGTCCCTAGTCCGCCTCAGGTGTCTCGAacgacgtcgtcgtcgcccgCCACCAGCATGTGCAGCGATAGCCGACGATGGGCCGTCGTGGCCACGGGCAACCGAGTTGCTGGTTCGTGGTGAACGCGGCCATTTGCAGTTGCGAGCAATATGCCGGAGCCCGAGGCAGCGGAGACACCTTGTTGGTAGCCTGCAATCTGCACGGTGGTGTTTGTAAGAGAGATAGTTCAGGCATCAGCCGCTCAGCTCCGCCGGAAGAGCTCAACGCGGAGGCGGCTGGTGGGCGGGGTGGCGCCCGGCATCGGCACTGTAGTCATCCGTCCGCCGGGGTAGGACCTCACGCCACCCGTCAGCATTAGGAGATGAGAAgcagtggggacggcggtgcggAGCCGGGTGCTCCATCACCCTAGGGCCGTGGTGTTGGTGCTGTTAAGATACACCACGCATGTATTTAGGTAGTTCGAATAGATAGGTTTCTATTTTGTTGTTGTTCTTGACTTACAAGTCAAGTCTTTGTACCTTCTTCTTGTACAAGCCACGCTAGGGGCTGTTCCTAGCTTTATATTAACACGTAACCGAGCACCTTAGAAGGTGTCTCGTTCCACCATTTTCTACATGGTAATCAGAGCTCGGTTCTTTTTTCGACCTGATCCATGGCGAGTTCTTCCTCCTCTGTGCTTGCTTTTGTTCCCTCTCTCGGTTATCCCGTGACCGAGAAACTCACCCGCAACAATCACACACTGTGGAAGGCTCAGGTCCTCTCTGCGCTCAAGGGCGCCCAAGTCACGCACTTCCTCAGCTCGGCGACGACCGTTCCTCCCAAGACCATTGCCAAGACTCCTGAGAAGCCCGACGACAAGATCCCCAACCCCGACTACGACGTCTGGGTCGCGAAGGACCAGCAGATTCTCAACTATCTGCTCTCCTAGCTGTCACGCGACATTCTCGCGCAAGTGGCGGCGCTCCCaactgccgccgccgtctggGAGTCCATCGAGGGGATGTTTGCATCCCAATCTCGTGCTCGGGTCATCAACACCCGCATGGCTTTAGCCAATGCGCACAAGGGCTCCTCCTCCATCGCGGAATACTTCACCAAGATGAAGTCCCTGGCAGATGACATGGCATCTGCTGGGAAGCGacttgatgatgaagaagtcgCGTCGTACATCCTATCGGGCCTCGACATCGAGTACAATCCTGTGGTGTCGGCTGTTGCAGACCGTACTGAGCCAATCACTCTTGGTGAGTTGTTTACACAGCTTTCATCCTTTGAACAACGCTGTGCTCTTCTCTTCGGTCATGGCTCAGGATCATCTGCAAATCTTG containing:
- the LOC120666625 gene encoding zinc finger CCCH domain-containing protein 19-like isoform X2 yields the protein MPRRRAGGRRCQPGWVRRPPCRRISGHAVGEVAAAARSVSKPYETRGRGSEERPRVHFPPLRDVTRHARATRPVRSGFPAFPRRRRTGGTPVAWAEERNETGEGRAAARGPWTPGRRRQGAALRRWPYVSASSRPRPSVRRQGQCQNETNCPKAYHPHCWEDKHGSFPSHGEQLICDWHICFNCRRSSHFQCLCCPISVCHDCLGKVGFVELRMQKKGFCTSCLNKAILIEKNTDPDPHWVRSDFSKAEIDEILFKDYWEDVKDREHLNLVYLEEAHVILNRKLDRNRTDSEKFPDEDNTSDTHMFAENASVEKTISFDSKGKQNKANTSLKKGKTNKKTYIGWGSEELMQFLSSFGEDTSKSLDEAEIIGVIMAYIKNKNLFKNNKKSFLCDDKLHLLFGRRKVSCKSIRRLLAVHLAANDVSEDETLYDSEDDDVAITKNKPHFDGSEHDDGRIMKKKPRNSLELKIADRVSERNKRCFASLNENNIKLIYLRRSLVINLLDHPDTFDQKVVGCFVRVKNAPKAHIYEMPKKPYQLGLVTGIKKSSEEYKMKDTCTNILLCVTGLWDDVRISMLSDEDFAEEECDDLVSLVKKGLLERPTIAALEEKVATVHTDIVNHWIDRELVRLERAIDRANIKGWRQEFEELMHQKELLSTEAERMRRLEEVPEITAETEPDGNETEHEVAASNSPQDNRGAAEDLGNTNTFLPPLSLGVKEVVANFVRDHQEESPKENVLKSFKCLRVHEEKLIEGNINTLLLPFSPGVMEGASSSNDLQVQPTKGATGDVAESLRVHKEKPTKADDEARHGGVTPDSALYSQMHNTQDGSSSGIMDIEKDETKHSRHKNHGGANVEEAINLDSDEDVDLHIAEHRTEDNMSHALRATNGTHLRMEQPESASPVPLDASGAMNADLHLEQHEAAVSEAMNVVSPHTPLWNYLDPQGNTRGPFPLTYLFGWRGFFGKDFKVWRTGETMEQAILLQDAFLMDM
- the LOC120666625 gene encoding zinc finger CCCH domain-containing protein 19-like isoform X1 — translated: MPRRRAGGRRCQPGWVRRPPCRRISGHAVGEVAAAARSVSKPYETRGRGSEERPRVHFPPLRDVTRHARATRPVRSGFPAFPRRRRTGGTPVAWAEERNETGEGRAAARGPWTPGRRRQGAALRRWPYVSASSRPRPSVRRQGQCQNETNCPKAYHPHCWEDKHGSFPSHGEQLICDWHICFNCRRSSHFQCLCCPISVCHDCLGKVGFVELRMQKKGFCTSCLNKAILIEKNTDPDPHWVRSDFSKAEIDEILFKDYWEDVKDREHLNLVYLEEAHVILNRKLDRNRTDSEKFPDEDNTSDTHMFAENASVEKTISFDSKGKQNKANTSLKKGKTNKKTYIGWGSEELMQFLSSFGEDTSKSLDEAEIIGVIMAYIKNKNLFKNNKKSFLCDDKLHLLFGRRKVSCKSIRRLLAVHLAANDVSEDETLYDSEDDDVAITKNKPHFDGSEHDDGRIMKKKPRNSLELKIADRVSERNKRCFASLNENNIKLIYLRRSLVINLLDHPDTFDQKVVGCFVRVKNAPKAHIYEMPKKPYQLGLVTGIKKSSEEYKMKDTCTNILLCVTGLWDDVRISMLSDEDFAEEECDDLVSLVKKGLLERPTIAALEEKVATVHTDIVNHWIDRELVRLERAIDRANIKGWRQEFEELMHQKELLSTEAERMRRLEEVPEITAETEPDGNETEHEVAASNSPQDNRGAAEDLGNTNTFLPPLSLGVKEVVANFVRDHQEESPKVENVLKSFKCLRVHEEKLIEGNINTLLLPFSPGVMEGASSSNDLQVQPTKGATGDVAESLRVHKEKPTKADDEARHGGVTPDSALYSQMHNTQDGSSSGIMDIEKDETKHSRHKNHGGANVEEAINLDSDEDVDLHIAEHRTEDNMSHALRATNGTHLRMEQPESASPVPLDASGAMNADLHLEQHEAAVSEAMNVVSPHTPLWNYLDPQGNTRGPFPLTYLFGWRGFFGKDFKVWRTGETMEQAILLQDAFLMDM
- the LOC120666625 gene encoding zinc finger CCCH domain-containing protein 19-like isoform X3; the protein is MPRRRAGGRRCQPGWVRRPPCRRISGHAVGEVAAAARSVSKPYETRGRGSEERPRVHFPPLRDVTRHARATRPVRSGFPAFPRRRRTGGTPVAWAEERNETGEGRAAARGPWTPGRRRQGAALRRWPYVSASSRPRPSVRRNCPKAYHPHCWEDKHGSFPSHGEQLICDWHICFNCRRSSHFQCLCCPISVCHDCLGKVGFVELRMQKKGFCTSCLNKAILIEKNTDPDPHWVRSDFSKAEIDEILFKDYWEDVKDREHLNLVYLEEAHVILNRKLDRNRTDSEKFPDEDNTSDTHMFAENASVEKTISFDSKGKQNKANTSLKKGKTNKKTYIGWGSEELMQFLSSFGEDTSKSLDEAEIIGVIMAYIKNKNLFKNNKKSFLCDDKLHLLFGRRKVSCKSIRRLLAVHLAANDVSEDETLYDSEDDDVAITKNKPHFDGSEHDDGRIMKKKPRNSLELKIADRVSERNKRCFASLNENNIKLIYLRRSLVINLLDHPDTFDQKVVGCFVRVKNAPKAHIYEMPKKPYQLGLVTGIKKSSEEYKMKDTCTNILLCVTGLWDDVRISMLSDEDFAEEECDDLVSLVKKGLLERPTIAALEEKVATVHTDIVNHWIDRELVRLERAIDRANIKGWRQEFEELMHQKELLSTEAERMRRLEEVPEITAETEPDGNETEHEVAASNSPQDNRGAAEDLGNTNTFLPPLSLGVKEVVANFVRDHQEESPKVENVLKSFKCLRVHEEKLIEGNINTLLLPFSPGVMEGASSSNDLQVQPTKGATGDVAESLRVHKEKPTKADDEARHGGVTPDSALYSQMHNTQDGSSSGIMDIEKDETKHSRHKNHGGANVEEAINLDSDEDVDLHIAEHRTEDNMSHALRATNGTHLRMEQPESASPVPLDASGAMNADLHLEQHEAAVSEAMNVVSPHTPLWNYLDPQGNTRGPFPLTYLFGWRGFFGKDFKVWRTGETMEQAILLQDAFLMDM